ACAGTTGCGAGTCAAATGTTCCCGGAAATGGACTGAGTCTCAGGTATTAAGCAGTACTTGTATATTGAAGATTTATGGTGTTATTTTTTTAGATTTAGTTTATTAGCCTGCAGGGGGTTTTGTTGTCAGTGTTGGCTGCTTAAGAGTTCAGACACTTCGCTTGCCGTTGCACTGTTATTTTACTCTTTAATAGCTTTGTATGATGTTAATCTATATGGTTTCTGATTTTAAATACACATGACAAACTAGCGTTGGATTTTTCTTGAGAATGCTGGTTACTGGCTTCAGATATAATTTTATTAGTTCTTGGCATCTTCGTTGTTAGCCAGTAATGTTAGTTGTGGGCTCCTTAAGCTATATTATCTGTCTAGTAATATTAATTATTCAATATTGTCATTCTTCAAGAGAGAGTTTCTGTGTTTTGAAGCTAAACATATACTGTACAATATTGTAATCCTGGTTCTTGTAATTAATCTGTGGAGTCAAAGACATTATTCTTTGGCTCATTGAACTTTGTGTGGTTCTTATGTTGTGAAGTAGCAATTGGGAAATGTGAACATTTAGGTTATTTTTATTATGGTTCATCTGAAAACAGTCTCACTGTACAGAGTAATTCTGTGTTGTATGTCCTTGCCGCTCAGGTGGTTTCTACAGTATACATGTTGTGATGCGTGCGGTAGATTGTTTACCAAGGGAAATTACTGTCCTGTTTGTCTAAAGGTATTTCTCCTTCTATATGATTCTATTATACAGAGTTTCTAATGCCTTGGAATATCTGCAGTTTTTTATACTGCAGCCAGTCATAGTGTTTGATTCTAAAAAAATTCCTGCCTGCTTTTAATAGCTGACTTTAAAGCACTTGGAGAGTTTTTTTCTTATGTTTCTCTTTTTCTACTTATTGTTTTCCTCTATATATACTCGGTTTATTTGGCATCTCTCCTGATTGCAGAATGGTGATCTGTAAGACCTCTGTTTAGTTTATTGTTTCAGTGAAAATTTGGCTAATGTTCTCTCCAATGTTGCAGGTTTACAGGGACTCCGAAGCAACACCTATGGTATGTTGTGATATTTGCCAGCGCTGGGTGCATCGTCAGTGTGATGGAATCAGGTTCATTGCCACATCTGTGTGGCTTACACtattttctttattgtctagCTTTTTCAGTTGATAAATCCGATGATAGGCGTTTCTCTAAATTGCCGCATCTCTTTCAGTAGTCCTTGTTCATCTCAATCTAAACCGTCCACATGCAACTTGCAGAGACGTTTCTTACCCTGGCAGCCTTTGCCTTTTGTATCTCCGTCCCTTCATTTTGTATATGAAGTTTTATATTTTAATACGCAGGGTTTTACATATTGCACTAATGTGCTACCTAATTTTGGCTTCTTTCCAATGGACAGTGAAGAAAGATATATGCAGTTTCAATTAGATGGAAATCTTCCGTACACATGCCCAATGTGCCGGGGCGAATGCTACCAGGTGTGCGATGTGCCCATTGAATATCTGCCTTTTTATTTCTCAGTTCCTTTCATATGTTTTAATGTTACATCCACCCTGTTTTCTGATCTGTTTTATGGGTTATATATGCAGGTTAAAGATCTTGAGGATGCTGTGCAGGAGCTGTGGAGGCGAAGGGATGAAGCAGATAAAGACTTAATTACAAGCCTGAGAGCAGCTGCAGGATTTCCAACTCAGGATGATATTTTTTCTATTTGGCCTTTTTCCGATGATGAGAATAACAATCCAAATGCTAGGAGTGCCAAGTCCTATTGTAAAAGTCTGGCAGATTGTTCCCCAACGAAGATCAAGGAATCCGGCAAAAAGAAATCAAGCAAAAACTATGCAAAGAAATATTGTCACCTGAAGTGCTTGGATGGTAAAATGGAGAAGTTTCCTGAAGATCACCATTATCCTCAGTCATTTGGATTTGTAAAGAGCAAAGAAGAAGATGCTTTTCATCAAGATGGACCAGGCTTATTTTCGTCTTCCATTGCTGGAAATTTTAGTTCTCCTAATAGAAAGGGTCCCATTAAAGAACACGGAGTTTTGAAGCGCAAATATGTGGATGAGGTTATTGGGACTAATGTTGAGAGCACAGCAACCATTTCACAGATTAAAACTAAGAATGTCAGTTACGGTACGATTAGTGAGGAGGCGGGGAAAATCTCCACCAAGCCTAAGGCGGCGAAGGGAACTAAACTAATCATACACATAGGAGGGCAAAATAAAACTATAGCTACTTTTCCAAGGTCCGATTTGTCAAGTTATCAGAGGGAACAAGATCTGATGCCTCTTTGTGGTAAGCTTGTGCTATGAACCTGTTTATGCAGCTTGTCTATTTCTGTTTTGTACGGGCAAATATTACTGTTGTTTGGGTCCATCAAGGTCTACAAAAAAACGTATATTTATGATTAAGCCGAGCCCTATTCTAGATTTCAAGTGTGGTGTTTTTTTTCTTTATCGTATCAAGTCCAGTTGTTTCTCGACTGAAAACTAGAGCTGTATTCCTATTGTGTGCATTAAAGCTGCTTCATGGATTCTGAATGTATTCCTTTAAGTTGAAAGATGTTCGAATCCATGACAATATTTTGTGATCTTTTACATCTCTATATGTAAGATTCTTCTTAGTTGGTCTTTAATCTTTTGTTGGTTCTTCGCCTAACAGGTGGCAATGAAGCTGTGAGTCAACATGGAATTGGTGAACATCTTGCAGATAGATTAGACGGGGCTTCAAACTCGGATGATGGTATGTAATATGTACTTCATTCCATCTATATTGTCCCCATTTGACTTTGGTGGTCATGTGATATTGACTTGACGATAATAATTTATCAAAAAATTGCAAAAATGATAGTATGGAAATAAATTGTTTTGATATATCGGAACGTTACAAACACACTGTATCTCGATgaacttttgagaaatttaattgttaAAGTTGGCATTGGTTGGTTGACCGCTTAAGTCAAATACGCACAATGGATTTGGGATGGAAGTAGTATATGTTTCTGCTATCATGTGTAGATCTTAAACTGAAATGTTCTTATGATTTCTATACCCTGTGGAATTTGCAGGTTATAGAATTTACAACCCCCCTCACAGTGAAAGAGTGAAATCAAAGGAGCGTAACATAATTAAGCTTGTTAAAGGCAAATTTGGAGTTTCTGGCACAAATGTGATACCTGAGAAAGGAAACAGATTGTTTAATTCAGAAAACACACATTTGATGTTATCAAAGAGACACAATGACTGCAGTACAACTGTCGAAGGGCTCCAAAAAGGCGAGAAAGTGGTTTTGAGAAGTCATCCTGAGAACAGGCCTGATATATCTGGTGACAGCAATAGAAGTAGGAAGCCAGTTCTTTCATCTCTTGATGCTTCACTGAAAGACTCGAGGCCCTTGCTAAGAATCAAATTCAAGCGTCCTCCTCTGACTTCTTTGGGTCCACTAGGTGATGAAGAGAAGTTATCGGTGAAGAAAGGTCAAAGGTCAAAAAGAAAGAGGCCGTCATTTTTCACAGAAAACCGTAAACATCAGGTTGAGGATGAGAACCTAACGAATGAAATCATGGATGCTAACTGGATATTGAAGAAGTTAGGTAGACATGCTGTAGGAAAGAGGGTTATGGTTCATCAGCCATCCGACAATTCTTGGTGAGTCTCCATTTCATGGTAAAACAAATATATCTGGTTTAGTTTGGGGCGAGTGTTCTTGATAGTTGATAAATGATATAGCCATTTGTTATGatcaaataagaaaaaaaaaagctgcACTAATCATATTCTTGTAAAAAGACCTAACATCTTGTTTGAATGGAGGGATCTGAAGGAAAAAGGGACGAGGACTATTCCCGATGTTTGGTTAAGGGAGGAGGACGATAtccttgtttggttagcaaattgAGTTGCATGGAAGTACACAAATCAATTTTCCCTTCTTGCAAATTATATTGTATTAACACAGAAAGATTTTGATGATTATAAATTTGCTCTAGTCTTCCTCGCCTTCCCTTTCCCCTTGTCCATTCCCATTCCCGCTTATTATTGCATCTAAATAAAGCCTAATCGAGAAAACAATCCAATGATCCTCCCTTCACGGCGTAGAGTATACAGTAAACGCTTATCTTCTCAGGTTTTTGTATACGTATATTGAAAGTTAAATTCTGGTGAATATTGTGGTTGTAGACTATTTGGTTCGAGGAATTAATTGTTTTATAAATTCACTTATCCAGGCATAACGGAGTTGTCAATGACGTTGTCAAGGAGACTTCGTTGTTGTCTATTGATCTTGATGACGGAAGAGCCAAGACAGTGGAGCTTGGAAAGCAAGGTATTAGAATGGTCTCATATCATCAAAAGTGACTCAACTCGATCCATGAAGTTGTATTACATGTTGCTATATCAAAGCCTTTCATGGAGGAATTTTTCCTCTGTTTTTTTGGTTTAAACATTTTTTACCACCCATGAAGTGGCGAAAACTGTAGATGGTAGATGGCAGGCAGCTGCCTTCTTGTGTTAGCCGCTACTCGCTACTCCGTCCATGTAAATGATGTAGGAATTTGCTGCTACTACATGTTACAGGTTTTCAACATTTGTTGTCGTCTTTAAATGATCATTTTAACAagcattttttttgtcaaattttTTGTCAAGAAAAACACAAATTCTGGTTTAAGATGGAGACAGGCTAAATACATACCAAACATAAATTCTTGTTTAGGACGAAGGTATCCGTCTTAAACTCAAGATAAAAGGTGAAATTGGAGATTTTTGTTAGGGTTTTTCCCATCGATTTTGAATACATGGGATTTGGGAATGATCCATAAAAACAacagcaactctcctataggattTATTTTGCACTATTTATATGCAAAGACGCTTTGCATAAAGAATATGTGTATTAACAAACCCTATGAGTAAGAGAAGACTTTTATTCTAATTAATTATTGATAAGCCGGCCTACATGATAATGCACACAATTTTCTACATGATAATAATTTAAAACgaataaattaaaaaattaaatagATACTTTAGCATAGCTGGGGCAATCAACaataaggctctgtttggtaaaactgactgaaaaggtacctgaaaagttatctgaaacctgataaggtaactgaaattaaaaaggtacctgaaacctagttgaaaattggaaactgataaggtacttgattaattgtaaagtgtttggtaaactacctgaaaaggtaactgattttttgtaaaatgacataaaaggacattaataattataataaattaatttaaataaagggtaaatatgtAAAGTAGAACATTTCAGCTACCTGAAACTTTAAAAAGCTACCTGGAGTAGCTTTTCATCTCAAGTACCTAAAAAGTCATTTCAGGTATCTGAAATGACTTTACCAAACAGTACTAGGTAAAACAACTACCTAaaatattagtcaaatcacaTTGCTTGGTCAAATCAAATATCTGAAATGTCTTGTCAAACATAACCTAAGACTTTCTCAAATAATGAAGGTTTACTGAATTACATGAAACAACAAGAACAAATATGTGTATTTACAAAGAAACAACAAGAACAAATATGTGTATTTACAAACCCGATGATTATTTAAGAGAAGGCACTTATTCTAAATAATCATCGACCAGTCGATATACATACTATATAATGCCTGCCGCATACAATTTACATGGTTTACTGACATGACATGTATGTTTGCACGAATTATTATCATTGAGCACTAACAAACATGTTGATTCATTATGTTATATAATTATGTAATAAAATATTTAATCTAAATTCATTATGCCCTTGCACTTTATAAATAGAGCCGTGATCATTATTATTGATTAGTCAATTTCACTTATACATACAAAACTTCGAAAAACAATAACAAGAAATTTAAGTGACTAATAACATGGGAAATGTTCATGATGATGCTCTCATTACTCTTACGCTATTTCTCGTATTTGCATCTATTGCACACTTTGTAAGTATTTTATATACTTTATTTCGTATTTATACatacctttgttttttttttaaatctataTGCGAGTATGTAGAAAGGTATGCATGTGAAGCTCCGAATTGTTAGAATATAAAACTGATCATGGAACTTTAACCATCAGCTAACCAAAGCTTTTGattgagatggtttcttgacacGGATAAGAAGGGATGCATGGTGAAGGGGAAAAATACTACTAATACTTTCACCCAAAATCAATGAAAAACCCGTAAGGAAATTGAAATGTTGTTAACTTATGTAATACTCAATTTAAACCCGATGGCATACTTATAATACTACTCGTATCATCctccttatactaaaagaataagaaatctcTCACATTTTCTCGCCTAGATAAATTTGGCTTATAATTGACTTTCATTATATCATATATGTAATTGAatttttattatatcatatctgtaattaAGCTTTCATTATATTATTTTTACAACTGGCCATACAAAACATTAATAAgaataaattttacaattaaaatttaaaatGAAGTTAAATAACAGTTGTATAAATTTTACGCGTGCAGAATGTGGTTAAGGCGGATGTTTGCTACCATGATATTTTGGTGCAGACTGGCAATGTCAAAAATGCGGGTACAGACGCAGTGGTAACACTCAAGTTATATGACGCGCAAGGTCACATGATCGAATCAACTAATTTAGAAGAAGACGGAAGAATGGTGGGCGAGGAGAGGGGTATTAATGTAAATTTTAAGAGAGAGTATCATCACGACGCCTACGACTATTTTGAGAGAGATCACCTAGACTCTTTCATGATTAGTTCTAAATGTCATACTTCTAAACTTTGCAAATTAGAGTTAAGCCATGACAATACAGGCAAAAGACCCGGTTGGTATGTTGACTATGTAAGAGTTCAAACTAAATATCCCGGCGAATTAATCGCTTTTGAAGATACTAAGTTCGAAATCAATCAGTGGCTTGCCAGGAGCGAGAAGCCAAACTTGCTTAGCGTTCAAAAGAACTTATGCTGATCTTCTAATTAGTATTGGAAAATGAAGATGATGTCGTCGTTGACAATTGAAATTTGCACTTACGTAGATCTACATAAGTTGTCAGTCgtgtaattgtaattgtaatttgTATTTCTCTTCCCGTTTAATATGTTTGCGAAGTGTGCTATATTTTATTTTGAGTATTTATTTTTACCTTTTACATGATGTTATTGGGCAATGAGATTTGAGAGTATTGGAATTTCTTTTTGCAAAGTTATTTTCTATCTTCTGCCCGTTTTAACTACTATACTAATTTTAAACCCGTACAAAAAAATGTAATGAATTTTTAACAAATACTTGCTAGGGTTTTTTTTAGCTCTATAGGTTAGATTGTAGAAATTAGGTAGACATGCTATCGGAAAGAGGGTTATGGTTCATCAGCCATCCGACAATTTTTTAGCTGCCTCAGTGTTGTAGTCACGAGACGCAACTCCGTTCatgtatactccctccattcaactccacattacaagtttgttttttcacgtttgtcaacacGTATTTTACGCGGTAATATCTTTAGCTActtatttgcaaaaattataaaagttagatattcttaggctccgtttggcagggcatttcaggtaccttatttggtcaaagtagcttatttgaccaaaatttcaggtacctcaattttttgtaagcgtttggcaagtagtttatttaaccaaataagctacctgaaatgaaatgcttcCAAAAGTAGCATTTGGGTAATAAGGTacctgatttgatttgattttcctttttttatcttttaaatctatagtattaaataattatcatatccttttacgtcattttaccaaaatcagctacattttcagttagtttgccaaacatttttttatacaattagttaccttatcagctcctgattttcagctaccttatcagttaccttttcaggtttcagttagctttttagttttcagctaccttttcaggtttcagctccCATTTCAGCTAGTTTTGTCAAACAGAGCCTTAATGTGCTCCTAAAGACGAAtaaaataagatctcacatgaatatattttcacttatatatcgagagaaaatcgacaTTGAATGTTCACttatgaatagtgtacaaaagagaaactcgtaatgtggagttgaatggagggagtattatgtaGGAATTTGCAGCTACTACTTTTATTACAGGTTTTCAACCTGGTTTGTCTTTTTTAAATGATCAGTTGGTCTCTTCTCAGATGAACAATTTTGATATTTTCTAAAAAAATGGAATTTTGAGATAATTTTACGGTCAAATGTGACCACTTTTGGAAAATAAGTTACCATAAGTGGTAAAACTAGCCTAACTATTGTGGTTACATTTGAGCATAAAATGGTCACAACTGCCGGTgtgcacaaaccagcattcgccgaaactcggattatcgtgaaaaatgtgttaaagctcgttatttgagcctgaaatcgaacaggttgattcttgaaatgagctcggacgcgtgattgaaaaacagagagaaaaagaaacagggtctggtacgaccttccgaacggcagaaattgaagtgtataatacacggtttttcgggattctggcatcccgaaaatcacatagaaagttcctcgggtcaaataaagaggccacacaaagtttgagcaccaacggaagacatttgggggtgccggtgtgccacaaactagcattcgccgaaactcggattatcgtgaaaaatgtgttaaagctcgttatttgaggctgaaatcgaacaggttaaattCATGAAATAGAACagttgattccagaaatgagctcggacgcgtgattgaaaaacaggagaaaaagaaacaggtcctgatttaccttccgaacggtcaaattgaagtgtataatacacggtttttcgggattccggtccctttaacaaaattgtcctaaatcacatagaaagttcttcggtcgataaagcggtcacgcaaagtttgagcaccaacggaagacatttggggtgccggtgtgccacaaatcgattcgccaaactcctgattatcgtgaaaaatgtgttaaagctcgttatttgagcctcaaatcgaacagttgattcccgaaatgagctcgacgcgtgattgaaaaaacaggagaaaaagaaatagggtcctgacgacctttcgaacgatcaaattgaagtgtataatacacggtttttcggattccggtcccgaacaaaattctccggaaatcgaatagaaagttcgtcgggtcaaataaagcggccacgcaaagtttgagcaccaacggaagacatttgggggtgccggtgtgccacaaaccaacattcattaaactctgattatcgtgaaaatgtgttaaaactcgttattttagGTCCGAAATCGAATGTTTAATTCCGAatttgaacaggttgattcctgaaataagctcggacgcgtgattgaaaaacaggagaaaaagaaacaggtcctgacgaccttccgaacggtcaaattgaagtgtgtaataaacggtttttcagattccggtccctgaacaaaattctcctaaatcacatagaaagttcctcgggtcgataaagcggccacgcaaagtttgagcaccaacggaagacatttaggggtgccggtgtgccacaaaccaaagattcgccgaaactcggattatcgtgaaaatgtgttaaggctcgttatttgagcctcgaaatcgaacaaagttgattcccgaaatgagttcaacgcgtgattgaaaaacaaggagaaaaagaaacaggtcctaagatttaccttccgaacggctgaaattgaagtgtataatacacgttttttcgggattccggaacaaaattctccggaaatcacatcgaaagttcgtcgggtcagataaagcggtcacgcaaagtttgagcaccaacggaagacatttggggtaccGTGtgacacaaaccaaagattcgccgaacctctgattatcgtgaaaaatgtgttaaagctcgttatttgaggtcaaatcgaacaaagttgattcccgaaatcgaacaaagttgattcccaaataagctcgacgcgtgattgaaaaataggagaaaaagaaacaggtcctgacgaccttccgaacgattgAAATTGAAtggtataaatacacggtttttccgattccggtcccgaacaaaattttcctaaatcgatagaaagttcctcgagtcgataaagcgccacgcaaagtttgagcaccaacggaagacatttgggggtgccggtgtgccacaaaccagcattcgccgaaactcggattatcgtgaaaaatgtttttaagctcgttatttgaggctgaaatcgaacagattgattcctgaaatgagctcggaggtgtgattgaaaaatagggagaaaaagaaacagggtccgaccttccgaacggctgaaattgaagtgtataatacacggtttttcgggattccggggtcccggaacaaaattctccggaaatcacatagaaagttcctcgggtcagataaagcggccacgcaaagttagactaccaacggaagacatttgggggtcccggtgtgccacaaacaagcattatccgaaattcgaattatcgtgaaaaatgtgttaaaactcgttatttgaggctgaaatcgaacagattgattcctgaaatgagctcggagatgtgattgaaaaatagggagaaaaagaaacagggtccggtacgaccttccgaacggctgaaattgaagtgtataatacacggtttttcggattccggtccctaacaaaattctcctaaatcacatagaaagttcgtcgggtcagataaagctgccacgcaaagtttgagcaccaacggaagatatttgagggtgccggtgtg
The Silene latifolia isolate original U9 population chromosome 11, ASM4854445v1, whole genome shotgun sequence genome window above contains:
- the LOC141610791 gene encoding uncharacterized protein LOC141610791 gives rise to the protein MAFHVACPITCKRICYCALGFPTKRGKINFVGEIEKIEEFLKDPWLFKVKDGATVQVAVPKLVVSSPEVDDPAVVVAAADKHAAFRKKGAVDSEVAEEYAQRFECGVLKEPPKDTNVEEQTEVNANVNLMCQLCFAGENEGSERAKKMLPCRECGKKYHRNCLKTWSQHRDLFHWSSWACPTCRTCEVCCRHGDCNKFKFCKRCDGACHSYCMQPPHKNVSSGPYLCPKHTKCHSCESNVPGNGLSLRWFLQYTCCDACGRLFTKGNYCPVCLKVYRDSEATPMVCCDICQRWVHRQCDGISEERYMQFQLDGNLPYTCPMCRGECYQVKDLEDAVQELWRRRDEADKDLITSLRAAAGFPTQDDIFSIWPFSDDENNNPNARSAKSYCKSLADCSPTKIKESGKKKSSKNYAKKYCHLKCLDGKMEKFPEDHHYPQSFGFVKSKEEDAFHQDGPGLFSSSIAGNFSSPNRKGPIKEHGVLKRKYVDEVIGTNVESTATISQIKTKNVSYGTISEEAGKISTKPKAAKGTKLIIHIGGQNKTIATFPRSDLSSYQREQDLMPLCGGNEAVSQHGIGEHLADRLDGASNSDDGYRIYNPPHSERVKSKERNIIKLVKGKFGVSGTNVIPEKGNRLFNSENTHLMLSKRHNDCSTTVEGLQKGEKVVLRSHPENRPDISGDSNRSRKPVLSSLDASLKDSRPLLRIKFKRPPLTSLGPLGDEEKLSVKKGQRSKRKRPSFFTENRKHQVEDENLTNEIMDANWILKKLGRHAVGKRVMVHQPSDNSWHNGVVNDVVKETSLLSIDLDDGRAKTVELGKQGIRMVSYHQK